The sequence AGTTGTTCTTGCAAATGCCTTATAAAAATGTTGTTACGTGGAATGCTATGATATCAGGGTATATAGCATGTGGGGATTTAACTTCAGCTTGGAAGTTGTTTAAAACTATGCCAGTTAAGAATGTTGTGGCTTGTACAGCTATGATAACTGGGTACATGAAACTTGGATTCATAAAGTTAGCCgagaaattatttaaagagaTGTCAACGGACAATGTGGTTACATGGAATGCTATGATTTCTGGTTTTATTGAAAATTCTAGAGCTGAGGATGGTGTGAAGCTGTTTAGAACAATGGTAGGGTTTGGAATTAGGCCGAACCCGTCAACTTTGAGTAGCCTTTTGTTAGGTTGTAGTGAGTTGTCTGCTCTACAGTTGGGAAGGCAAGTTCATCAATTGGTTTGTAAGTCTCCGTTGGCTAGTGATATGACTGCTGGCACATCATTAGTTAGTATGTATTGCAAATGTGGAGATTTAGAGGATGCTTGGAAATTGTTTCTTGAGCTTCCAAGGAAGGATGTAGTCACATGGAATGCAATGATTTCCGGTTATGCTCTACATGGAGCAGGTGAGAAAGCTCTGAGGTTGTTTGATGAAATGAAGAAGGAAGGAATCACACCGGACTGGATTACCTTTGTTGCTGTATTATTGGCTTGCAACCATGCTGGTTTTGCAGATCTTGGGCTTAAATATTTTCACTCTATGGTGAGTGATTATGGAGTTGAAACTAAGCCAGAGCACTACACATGTATGGTAGATCTTCTTGGTCGAGCTGGTAAGTTGGATGATGCTGTagatttgataaaaagaatGCCTTATAAACCTCATGTGGCTATATTTGGAACTCTTTTGGGTGCTTGTAGAGTACACAAGAATACAGAGATGGCTGAGTTTGCTGCCAAGAACTTGCTTGATCTTGATCCAACAAGTGCGACTGGTTATGTTCAACTTGCAAATGTTTATGCATCTCTGAACCAATGGGACAATGTTTCCAAGGTTCGAAAATCAATGAAAAGCAACAAGGTAGTAAAGATCCCTGGGTACAGTTGGCTTGAAGTTAAGAGTGTAGTTCACAAGTTCAGATCAGGGGATAGGGCACACCCAGAACTGGCTTCAATATATCAGAAATTGAACGAACtagagaagaaaatgaagttaGCAGGATATGTTCCAAATCTTGAATTTGCATTACATGACGTGGGTGAAGAGCAGAAAGAGCAGCTTTTGCTGCAGCACAGTGAGAAGCTGGCAATTGCATATGGCCTAATCAAATTGCCATTAGGGACTCCCATCCGGGTTTTCAAAAACTTGAGAGTATGTGGTGACTGCCATTCTGCTACAAAGTACATATCAGCAATCGAAAGAAGAGAAGTTATCGTCAGAGATAGTATAAGGTTTCATCACTTCAGGGATGGTTTTTGCTCCTGTGGTGATTATTGGTAGATTTGCATCAGACAATCGACGTCTATGAACATGTTCTTCCTAATATGAAGTCCTTAATCTATGAAAACACAAAACTTGTTAAAGTGCAAGGAAGAACTTGGTTATGCTTAGTCTTACATGAGAAGTGCATCTGGCTATATTCAACCGGTTGAagttaatttcaaatataagtTGTTGGGAATACATTGCTTTAAGTTGGCTGCTGAATAAGGTTTGATTTTGTTATGGAGGAGAATAGGGTAATTGAGGTAATGTCATGTGTTTCACGAAGTCATATCGGGTGGTACACCAGAATTTGAGAACCGACTTCGTTGCACTAAACCTAGCATGTTTGGGAACATAAAATGGCAGGCACCAAGGGAAATTGATTGCTCTGGCATGCTTCAAAGGCTGCTTCTTGTGGAACCTGAGAGTACGTGGAAAGCTGTTCAACAATTCTCAAGTGAAGAAGGGATAGGACTCGTGTTAAGAGGTTCAGAGCAATATCAAATCAGGTTGCCTGCGAACCTTATTCTAGGAGAACAGCTTTTAACCCCCAGTGTACGGTCAGAAAATATTGCAACGGAGCAAAGTTGCTATACAAACTCTGCTCAGATGTGAATACCTGGTAGCCACACTGCCAGAGAATTCTCTTGCCAGCTTTCGTAGGACAACTTTGGATGCTTTGTGTAATTACTCCATGCTCgttctattttcattttagatTAGATTTGAACAGTTAATTTAAGGGCACCCTTTCTACTTTTGTTGATGTCAATTTGGACTTGATTTCAGCAATTCTGTTTGGGAGCAATTTTTACAGAAATAGAGCCTACTTTCTTAAGACAAAACCACCTTTCACCAACATCAAACCAACAAATAGCAATGCAGCTTTATCATTCCATAATAAATGGATCGAACAAAATTTTCCATAATATCGTGCATTCTACTCGAAAATAagatgaaagaagaaaaaaggaacATATAGGAGATGACCAGCAGAATAAGGTGCATACCAGGTAAAATACTGGTATTCACCAATATTCCTAATTTGTACAGATGTTTCTTAAAATCAAATGACATTCAAAAGAATGGAATTTTTAACAGTGCTGAGCAGCTGATTAGAAAGAGCAAATCAtaacaaataattttcttatctaACCATTAAGAAAGAACTAGTTTTACATGCAAACAAAGAACATGGTTAACATCCCAACCCAACTAAAACTGACTTCCTTTTTACGAGGAACAGCAACCAGACTTCTGATTGACAGGCTGTCCTCGGATCTGCACAGTTGGGGGCCTTGCATTGTTCATTGCCGGTTGGCTTGCCATCCTGTAGATAAAGAATCAAAACCATTACAAAAATGGATCAGCAATCTAAAATACGCTAACAAATTGAACTTGAATCAGCAATATAGATTAGTGGCAAGAAATGTAGAGAACATCCTTTTCGCATGCATTACACCATATTCAGTCTATGATAACTGCTCCAAACTAGCAACTACTGAGATTCCATTCACTTTCTTCAGAAAGTATAATATAACATTGAAAGGAAAGGTTAAAAGCACCTGTTCTTGATTTCAGCAGCCATAGCCATGAAAGCCTGCTCGACATTTGTGGCATTTTTAGCACTTGTTTCCATAAAAGGGATCCCAATTTCATCAGCAAATGCCTGAAGAAATATAAAGCGAGTTTTAACTAAAGAGCTCTCATAGCTTATTTTAATAGCAGTCAGAACAAAGACCATTTTCAGCAAAACAGCAGGCAAACAAAAGAATCTGCACAACTGATGTTACCTTGGCAGTTTCATAGGAGACAACTTTGTTTGCTGTGAGGTCGTTTTTATTACCAACTAGAAGCTTGTTCACATTTTCACTAGCATAGCGGTCAATTTCATTCAACCATTGTTTAACATTGTTGAAGCTCTCCTGGTCCGTGACATCATAAACAACCTAACCAGAAAACCATCAAAATCAGACAAGAGAGGCAAAACGAAcgtataaattatatattaaagaaaagagaacatCGAGAACTTACAATAATGCCGTGGGCTCCTCTGTAGTAGCTGCTTGTAATTGTCCTAAATCGTTCTTGCCCGGCTGTGTCCCACTGAAAATTTAACATAGAAGAGCAATATATTTTAGAACTTATGACACATATCCTACTAATGCAGAACACATTGTGCCAAGGGAAAATCAACCGAAGTTATATcaaataactataataaacCTAGCATGAAACAACTTTCATACCCACTTCCCTAACTCATGTAGCATTTAGTCTAGAAATTGCAGAGTTCAATTGAATGGAATTCCAATTAGTAAAGTTCTGTGTTTTAAAAGTCCATGGCGAGTAGAATGTGTACTTTTAAAGGTCCACGCCAAAACTGACATCATTTCGCAAGAACTCAATTGAACTCTTAAAGTATAGATTTATTCCAAACAAGCCCAATATGCAGATCATGAAATTTTCATCACAAAAATTGGCATCTCCCAAAAATTCAATGAAATCGCTAAAAGTGAACATAAAGCACATAATACAAAGCAAAAGTCATCTGGTAACTTACAATCTGAAGTTTAATAGTTTTCCCGTCCTGCTCCACGGTGCGAATTTTCTACACCAATTCACAATTTTACATTAAAAGTCAgatataattctaatataaaagcaaatagtaaaatttacaaacaatTACTCACAAAGTCAACTCCAATGGTACTGATATAGCTCTCCAGATAGGAATCATCCTGATTCACCAAAAGCATAACACATAAATACAATCACATCACTCGAatcaactttctttttctaacaattccataacttaaataaaagatCGTATCGAATAATAACAAATGATCAGATACTTACAGCAAACCTGAGAAGCAAACAAGATTTTCCGACACCTGAATCTCCAATCAGCAAAAGCTTGAACAAATAATCGCtgcaaaattaataattatgatcCCAAGTCAAATCAAATCACATAGATCTGAccaacaattaaataaaatattaaggaatgattaaattaaaaaaaatttagaactGATAAGCGAATTAATCTATATCCAGATCCAaattatattacataaaaagaaacatgAGATTAAAGCTTTACTATTCAGGATTCATGATGCTGATGCTGCGTCGTGATAAAACTCAATCGAATCGCGAGAATTATCGAAGTTGTCGCCGGGAATTTAAACGGAGAATGAGAAAAATCGTCtgagaaaaattatttatttataattttttttttcttttgcttgaataaaaaaaagacaCAGAAGGCAGAACCAAAGAAAGCTTTTTTGGTTTCGGTTGGAATTGGCAAGGAAGAGATATACGTGTAGTTGTATTTAAAAGAAACCCGGTTTTGTCGGAATTTAATTCAAGGTGGTTGTGACGTGTCACCAGTAACTATTGCTTGCCACGTGGTCTCTaacttttattcttattttatgattttcgCCTTTTGGATTGGTTGcccaaattctttttatttttatttggctTTTACTTTCAATCATGGAGCCACCCTCAGGTatcctttttattaatttatgaatttaactatttaattggGTTGATAACTGATCACGcctgtaaaatatttttaaaaattctcttaattttataaaaataagttcgTTAAAATTCATATTGTCATTAATTTAAGATTTCTCGTTTCTTGAAATCTCTCGAAATGAAGATCTATTTTAATGACAATGAGATCCTAAagtactatttaattttataatttcgacaatacatatatatttggaAAAATGATATGCACACGTcaaaaaaactatataattagcttcttttttttttttttaacaacgaatttaattagttacaCACGCGAAGAAGTTtcaattgattttagtttaaGCAAAGTAAAACTTGTTGTTACCAAGTTGCTTCTAGCCTGCGTGTACTTGTCTTCTCCAGAACGAGACAACTTTTAGCCACAGCCCTACAGAATCTGGTCGTACATATAGACAGTATACACCATCGAAGAGTCGGAAGAAAGTAAATCTAACGCGCTAGTTAGAACTAGCTGTGCATAAAATTTACTTTTGAGGTCTACAATGGTGGCTTTGAATAGAAAGTTCTGGATTAGATGGTACGGTTGGGGTGGCAAGAAACTGCACGTGCCAAAACCCGGGAAAGTATTTTGGTTTGTGCTTGGAACcttcttttttctgaaaaaaggagtaggattaaaaaaaaaaaaaaatgtatggGAGTTGAGTCAACTCATGACATATTTGAATCCATTTGGAAAATCAATGAACATATTAATTGGGTTGCATTTGAATTGAAACTATTTAGAGTAATTTGACTAGGcgagttaaaatttaataatatttaatttgaattaagttacaaatttaataaaatttaaattttaaaaatatatactattatGTATAGAATATAACTAATACTTATGcaatttaagttttaaaataaaaatttacaatttgagttttaacataatattaataagtGTAGATCATGGGTTTACTGGCTTTAATAAGTACTACTTAACTCCCTCTTTTAAGTTTCTTAATGAATGAATTTATtgttatcaaaattaataaatatttaattttttattatatatctaataaaagttatattagttttatagaattaatttttatttattcataataaatacttattatattataattataattaattttaaaaaattatgaaaggaATCCATATGTATAGCAAGAGAAGTCTAATTTCttatagtttaaattttaacaccTATTCACAAAATAgtttgtttaaaatatttataataataaatataattaaataaaataaatgttagtttaaatttcttaattattatattttaaaattaaataatttatattattaaaaaatatataaaataaataaaaatatatcttcaATTAGTCAATACACTAATAAAAccaactaatataatatattaaataatttacataTCGAAAATAAATAGCGTATGTTTCAATTTAGCatctttttttgctttttttctttttatttcttaattgtCAATGAATTGCactgaaaataaagaaagagaggTTTACAGTAGAAGAATACGTAGGCAATAGTGAACGAGAACAAAGTTTTCAAACCATCACAAGATTAATGAGGGCTTTTTGCCATTCCATGGACGTCTGCCTTAGCATAAATAGAGCTGAATAACTTGCCCAGCAAGCTGAATCAAGTTTTTCCCTATCAATTACTACTAAAATTGAGCAGAATTTCCATTTGTAAACTGTTGCAGTCGCGTGTGGAGTTGTCCGACAAGCCTTCAGATGCCACAAAACTTTTCCGTTGTCCTGACAACAAATTAATCTCACAACTGTTCTATTTTGGACGccatatattcataattaaatagagGTGATCATggaaattcttatttaaatttaattatttatttattccataaagataaaaatatattattaactaagaaaataaatagaataatttaataaaatattatttacattgaaaaaaaaaaagactaatttattaaaatcatttaataaaataaagagctTATAAAATGTTCCTTCATTCACGAGATAATTTATTTCCTCGTCTAAAAGGAAAGCTTTTCATGGAGGCTGCTTGATCATGACAACACCCtaaaaattttttattcatggAACAACTTTTTGATCAAAAGAACGAAACCTTTTTCATCCACGAAAAGAACTTTTTGGCTCATAAATCTAAAATGTTTTGATTAAAATGtctaaataaatgataaaatttatttaaaagttttttgGGGACTGTAACAGAAGtgtcaaatattttttttaaataaatataactataattaatttataacgTCCTGATAtggataaaatattattgttagaaattttaatatatttatatggctaaaattttaatttataatattaattatatttatatactttttaataacgtgttaaatattattttgatataaatatattattttctcttttgtccttgaaaattagaattttgctGCAAGTactatttaagaaaataaataataaatgaagcATCTTATCAACGACGACCACCAGGGTCCAAAACCAAGAGTGCCAGACGCACTTTCTTTGTAAAACGAAAACGGTCGCTCGTCTTCTCTTCTCTCTATCTCACACAAGAACTAGAACAAAGATGCAGAGATCATCAAGCAGTTCGCGAGTGGGTGATCAAGAGTCTCTTTTCGTCAACAACAGCACGAACACAAATTACGCGGACAAGGAGCAGCTACAGCTGCCTACATATGATCCTCTTTCACATGTTGCTAAGAAAGAAAGGTCTCGTCTCAGATCTGCAGAGAATGCCATCCATTTAATCCctcttgttcttgttctttgTGCGATTATTCTGTGGTTCTTCTCTAGCCCAGGTACCAGTTGCTTCTACCTTTTGATACTGCTTTTAAAGACTTGAACTTTGAGGTTTGAAGTGTTAAGTTGAAGTTAGCAGAGAATGGTATGAGAAATTGTTAGTGTATAGTTCTTTTTGTAGCTTTTTGGTACTTGGCTGTATGTTTTTAAGTGTAAAGATTGGAAATTTCTTGTTGGTTGTCATGATTACAAGTTTagtctctcctcctttctacataaaaaattaatcttcCAATAAAAACTTAgttttaagtatttttctgTTGACTTTTACCTGCTCTAATCCTTTCTTTCTACTCAAGTGATACACTATCTGTTTCAAAGATGATTACTGAGGATctagttattgattgcttatGTTAGGCGCTTTATACTTTGATAGCAAACATTTAAGACTCAGTTCAGAggttttactattattttctacaccttgtgatttaatttatgattttatcatCCAGATGATACCATTCAGTTTCATTTATTGTTTTAGTGGTACCTTATGCTTGGTAGATTGAAGCTTTAGACCATTTGGATAATGGGTTTCCTTCAATCTCTTAGAATAAGAGCACAGAATTATTTTGTCCATTCAATCATGATGCTCAATTGTTCTTCAATATCTTAATCGCATGCATAATATTTTCTGGATAATGGATGGGGCAAATACGAGATTGTTGACTTTTTTACATGTACATATGGATTTTGGTTTCTAATGAATCCAGATTGGAATCTAGTTTTCTTAATGCTCAATTCATCTATTCTAGTGATGGGAAAGGGCCTTTGAAGATTTAGATCAAGCTCTCTCTTTCGATCTTATTATTTCGATCTTATTATCTGGAGACAGATACTGGAAATTCATGACTGATAGATACATGTGCATTTGATTTCTTAGATAACTTTTCTAATTTACGCAACTCATTTATTTTGGCAGAGTCTAGGGTTTGAAAATTGATGATAACCATCTGATGGCATTGATTCATAAAGTGGTTTGCCACAAAGCTTGGAGCTGGATCATTTCTATCCAACAAAACAGAGATGGTTTATTAAATCTCATCAATATGTTCTGGCATATGATACAAGCTAGAGGACTATTGCTGGGTTCACTTTAATGTAAGACTAATTTAATCTCttagtataattaaatagacTTCTTTTTAGGCATTTTTATACTTGTTTGTATGAGTTTTATGATATAAAGGACTCTCTAGTGCATTTAGTTTGTTTGCAGTCTTTTGACTGAATAACAAAGgatatttcatattttctctagGCATATTTCGCCATTCATTTGTTGTACACTTCATTGGGCATCTCTTACTTGTTCTGTCTACATGGAGGACTGAAGAATTTTTTTTGGCCAGTTAGCAGAACACTACCTGATCAGAAAATATAAGGCGCTAGAAACATTCAAAATTGGTTTCATCTAAACAACTCCTAGTGACTCTCGAGGTTTTGTTTCCCCTTTATCCCCGTGCTTGCTGCTGAGGTTCCTGCCTACTGAGGAGGATAGAGATTACAAAATAACCAGTGGGAGAAGAGGGAAAAATTCTCCATCTGatgcttataattttattctatgtCTGTCGTTATTGTGTTCTTAGACCTTGCATTAACATTGTGTTTGTAAAATAATAGCTATACAACATATAGAGAGGCTTCAATTTGTTGGCATTCTGTTGCTTGATATCTCCTTGTTGCCCTGTAGTTTCAGAGTTCTGTTGTCAGTAAAGGTTCACAATCAAAATTTGTGTGCTCCAAAATCGGTCCAAGCCTAATAAATTTAGGTATGATAACATTGTTCCGAACAGAACAAACAATTGGGTCCTCCCACTGCAATAGGTTTCCTACGAGATTTGCGCGGATGGTTAGCGGGAAGACACGGGGCCACCTTTCGCTTCCATATGACCTGAAAGCATCTTCAATAGATGCAGGTCCAGAGTTGATTGCATTTGCAAGCTTTCTTGCTAGAACTACTGAATCCTCCAATGCACAACAAGCGCCTTGCCCCAGATTGGGAGTCATTGGATGCCATGCATCTCCAACCAGTACAACTCTTCCCACTGAAGCAGAGGGGCTTACAACAGGCCACAGCCAACGGTCAACCAGCAGAGTTTTGCTTATCGTTTCATCTGGGGTTATATCTATTAAGTTCAGCAGTTCTGGAGGCCAGCTCCTGATTAGTTCCTTTGCTTGCTTCTTCAACTCAGATGGATCAGTGATTTTTGGACCTGCAATAATACAGTATATCTGACTGTTAGAATCTACGTTAAATGAGAATTTCATTGGACTGCCAAACTGATTTCAAATGAAAAGACCAATATCTGATTAGACTGGAATCAGATCATGGAAAAACAGGAGTATATTGACCTGGAGACTGGCTGTTGTAGCAGATAAACCAGTAAACTTTTGTTGGGGAAACAGGTACATATCCAGCGCGCAACCCTCTTCCATATACATAATTTACTCTCGGTTCAAATGGCTGCCCGTTGTCATAAAATCCTATCCCGCGGAATGCCGAATGCCCTGCATACTTAGGCTCAGGGAATCCCATCCACTTTGCGATTGGAGATCGAATGCCATCACAGCCAATAACAACCTGTTGAACGATAAGAAAACGAGATGAGACAACACAGACAACATactgaagaagaaaagccGACGTTTCAATTGATCAACCTTTGCAAGTAGTTGGGTTCCATTAACAAGTTTCAGGACAGTTTCTCCATTCTCACTCTTCTCAATCTTATCCAGCCCTGAAGAGAAACGGATTGCTTCTGGTGGCAGTTGATTTGCCAGAGTCTTCAGAAGTATTCTCCTCTCTACTGCTCGGACTTCTTGGCTATGCCATCATGTTATTAACAGTAAATCCGAAAACAAAAATCAGTACATATTTAAAGCTGTTAAAGATAGTAAAATTAGAAACCCTTACGTGTAGAAAATGACAAGTTTTAATGCACCTTTCGTCCTCATCTTTAAACCTGAAGGAGCGGAGCTCCCTTCCGTCTTCTGTCTTCACAGCCATCCTGCACAGCTGACACATGAACAAACTCAGAAATAGCAAACAGCATATATACTTAACACATTCTATGTAATACTTTTAACAGGAAGACAAttacatttataatttataccCTTGAATTTCAAGAAACTGGCTTCTGAGATCGCTTCCAACTCCGAGTGCATCCAATACCCTCCATCCATTTTTGAAAAGGGTGAGTGATGCTCCACCAGTTCTAAGTGATTCAGACTGCTCCAGCACCACAGACCGAATTCCGAGCCTAAACATTGGCAGGATACATTATTGTCAATAAGCACTTAGTTACTAGAATTGTATAGCCAATAAGGTTTAGATCCTTCCAAGCATTAAGAGACAATCCTGACATGATTTTAGCACACagcaaacatacaaattttcctCCTCTTCTTCCGAAGAATTCCcatagaaaagaaacaaatctAGCAAAATATCTTTACATAAGCGACAGAAGCAAAAGGTTATAAActaaaaagagaggaaaaaaaagaatctgcTGATGATAGGTAAGGGCTTGATTAATCATACCTTTGGAGAGACAGTGCAGTGGCAAGGCCAGAAATCCCAGCACCCACTATTACAATATCCTCCTTACTGAGATCAGTTTTGATAGCTCTAGTTATGGACAAAGAATTGGGTCTAGTTCTGATGCAGGTAAGAAACCAAGACTGACTTTCTAGGAATGGTCGAGTTTTAGAAAGGGCAGAAGATGAGATATAATTGGAGTTGAGGAAGGGAAGAGAGGACGATGCGATAGCCATTGCAAAAGCAGAGACCGCAGAGGAGAAGAGTTGGGTATGGAAACAAGTGGTGGAGGTGCAACGGTTTGGTGCTTTTGCGCCTAGATTTTACCCGGGAAGGAAATTATTTCTATATGATGTTGATACTCAATTTCTTACTTAGGTCCTCTTTCGTTCGGCTAATAGAGTGTCGATGATGATAGCTCGTAGCTGatgattgataaattaaatcgtttggtaaaattttattagtggtTGTTGTTAGTAtattaaataactattaaaagtataatttatcgttaatatattttattttattattatatttgatgatacaaattaataaaaataaattataataattagaaatattatacttattttctttagctcaattgtatttattattaaaaaattaaagaaattattttaaaagtagaaatttaaatttaaattctattactaaattttttaatttcaaatactataattataaatattataattatttaactattaaaaataattttaaaataataattatttattatgtataaaatataattatatgagatcaacttatagtaaattattgttaataaattttaataaagataaaagtgtctggataaataaaaaaatcaaatcagctATTAGCTGATAAGAAAAAACTCTAAATAGAGTTGATACAATAAACATCTAACTAGAACTATATCAGTTATCAActgttatttttaagttttcattaaacattttaatatagtttttcAATAAGAAATACTATCGGCTCTATTATACTTCTAAACCACACTTTCTGTTAGATTTGAAAATTATGCCTATGTTTTTGGGCTTATGTGGCTCCATCTTAACCTTAGATTATACCCGCACGCCGAATTTGGGCCATGCTCTCAAATATTATCATGACAACTTTTTCAAATatcttaaaacaaaaaaaaaaaattatttttattatataatttttaaggatttatattttttttaatttttttaaatttacaatgTGATTACTTTTCagttatttttagttatattttattgttttatctaaaacaataaaaaaaaataatagaacaaTCAAAacataatctaaaaaaataaaaaattatatttttaatattttaatacagtaaaagttaaagataaaaaaatataaattttataaaaatgaaaaaacatagatgtttttgttattattccAATTATCAAccatttttatcttaaaaagaaatgatatcTCAAAATCtcggaaaagaaaaagttggagctttcactttcttttttttttgacgaTTTTAGCTAATTTTTGTTAACTTTTTATATGATCAAATTCATGCTTTTAAATTTCTgtttaacaatatatatatatatatatatatatatatatatctttgagacctaaaattcttttaacatatcgaatatatatgatatttacTTTGACATGTGTACCTATCTTGACACAtgaaattcaagtttatatgtaattttattattttattattaacttattgattaataagttatatttctaattaaatattgattctaatcatatgaaataatatattaataataaatgagttctctaattaaataataattaattttctaattagataaaaattttaattatataaaatagtatttttagacattatattcattaataaattaatattttaattgtatagtaatttctaattctaaaaatgataatatcaACTATATTGatagtaataatttatataatattagaattaattaatatatatttttaaaataatttttatattattgtattaataaaattttaaaaataaattaagaatatttaaaagtagtcagtttgctattattttttataatattataaattaatattaaatattaaatattttattaaattaatccataaatttgatttttttataatcgaaataataaaaacGGTCGTGCAACGCACGGGTAAACgactagtatatattaatttataagacctatttttttttga comes from Ricinus communis isolate WT05 ecotype wild-type chromosome 5, ASM1957865v1, whole genome shotgun sequence and encodes:
- the LOC8267948 gene encoding monooxygenase 2 isoform X2, which produces MAVKTEDGRELRSFRFKDEDESQEVRAVERRILLKTLANQLPPEAIRFSSGLDKIEKSENGETVLKLVNGTQLLAKVVIGCDGIRSPIAKWMGFPEPKYAGHSAFRGIGFYDNGQPFEPRVNYVYGRGLRAGYVPVSPTKVYWFICYNSQSPGPKITDPSELKKQAKELIRSWPPELLNLIDITPDETISKTLLVDRWLWPVVSPSASVGRVVLVGDAWHPMTPNLGQGACCALEDSVVLARKLANAINSGPASIEDAFRSYGSERWPRVFPLTIRANLVGNLLQWEDPIVCSVRNNVIIPKFIRLGPILEHTNFDCEPLLTTEL
- the LOC8267948 gene encoding monooxygenase 2 isoform X1, whose amino-acid sequence is MAIASSSLPFLNSNYISSSALSKTRPFLESQSWFLTCIRTRPNSLSITRAIKTDLSKEDIVIVGAGISGLATALSLQRLGIRSVVLEQSESLRTGGASLTLFKNGWRVLDALGVGSDLRSQFLEIQGMAVKTEDGRELRSFRFKDEDESQEVRAVERRILLKTLANQLPPEAIRFSSGLDKIEKSENGETVLKLVNGTQLLAKVVIGCDGIRSPIAKWMGFPEPKYAGHSAFRGIGFYDNGQPFEPRVNYVYGRGLRAGYVPVSPTKVYWFICYNSQSPGPKITDPSELKKQAKELIRSWPPELLNLIDITPDETISKTLLVDRWLWPVVSPSASVGRVVLVGDAWHPMTPNLGQGACCALEDSVVLARKLANAINSGPASIEDAFRSYGSERWPRVFPLTIRANLVGNLLQWEDPIVCSVRNNVIIPKFIRLGPILEHTNFDCEPLLTTEL
- the LOC8267946 gene encoding GTP-binding protein YPTM2, which encodes MNPEYDYLFKLLLIGDSGVGKSCLLLRFADDSYLESYISTIGVDFKIRTVEQDGKTIKLQIWDTAGQERFRTITSSYYRGAHGIIVVYDVTDQESFNNVKQWLNEIDRYASENVNKLLVGNKNDLTANKVVSYETAKAFADEIGIPFMETSAKNATNVEQAFMAMAAEIKNRMASQPAMNNARPPTVQIRGQPVNQKSGCCSS
- the LOC8267945 gene encoding pentatricopeptide repeat-containing protein At4g16835, mitochondrial — encoded protein: MKTWNKYFTFIPLGMPYFSRKLCPFSFCSFTTSSPIKHHKSFLSTSTLQNPDPISFNDSNKPPNNTHDNILNKSSPFHHHNNKVNDVILSNQVITSFIRSGDLDSALELFNNMTIKTTVTWNSILAGYSRKRGKMKNARELFDKIPEPDTISYNTMLACYVHNSDMEKAQAFFDLIPNKDPASWNTLISGFSQNGKMAKAHKLFLQMPYKNVVTWNAMISGYIACGDLTSAWKLFKTMPVKNVVACTAMITGYMKLGFIKLAEKLFKEMSTDNVVTWNAMISGFIENSRAEDGVKLFRTMVGFGIRPNPSTLSSLLLGCSELSALQLGRQVHQLVCKSPLASDMTAGTSLVSMYCKCGDLEDAWKLFLELPRKDVVTWNAMISGYALHGAGEKALRLFDEMKKEGITPDWITFVAVLLACNHAGFADLGLKYFHSMVSDYGVETKPEHYTCMVDLLGRAGKLDDAVDLIKRMPYKPHVAIFGTLLGACRVHKNTEMAEFAAKNLLDLDPTSATGYVQLANVYASLNQWDNVSKVRKSMKSNKVVKIPGYSWLEVKSVVHKFRSGDRAHPELASIYQKLNELEKKMKLAGYVPNLEFALHDVGEEQKEQLLLQHSEKLAIAYGLIKLPLGTPIRVFKNLRVCGDCHSATKYISAIERREVIVRDSIRFHHFRDGFCSCGDYW